From Toxorhynchites rutilus septentrionalis strain SRP chromosome 2, ASM2978413v1, whole genome shotgun sequence, a single genomic window includes:
- the LOC129768291 gene encoding probable cytochrome P450 9f2, with protein MEVNLLYFAVAVAVIAYIYHLLTRDHDYFLGKPIPSLAAKPLLGNTAALTLRQSSFSDLVKTLYDKFPGVLVHSRRVFGIFDTLTRTFVIRDPYLIKKIAVKDFEYFIDRRAFFGEGDDDNEDLLFSKTLVGLRGQKWRDMRATLSPAFTGSKMRAMFELMVKYIHGMIDILRKEAAAVGFIEHEVKDLYSRVANDIIATCAFGLQVESLQSRENEFYLKAKEMMGFNSIIVFLRMMAIRIFPKITTKLGIDVIGREHIRYFCKIIRDAVRTREAHGIVRPDMIHLLTQARKGLLEHPQEETEITEGFATVNESDATKVASNKKMTEIELIAQCMIFFFAGFDTVSTEMLFMSYELGLNPDVQQKLYEEILETNSQLQGEPLTYDVLQKMKYMDMVVSETLRMWPAPAVDRQCLCDYTLDDGEGLKFTIDEGACVWIPVHGIHRDPMCYPNPTKFDPERFSDTNRVNINMDAYMPFGIGPRNCIGSRFALMEMKVIMYQLLLHFSLERTEQTQVPLQLLKGLLGLGTEKGAHLRLRLRQ; from the exons ATGGAGGTGAATCTACTTTATTTTGCGGTCGCGGTCGCCGTTATCGCGTACATCTACCATTTGTTGACCAGAGATCATGATTACTTCCTCGGTAAACCAATCCCTTCGTTGGCGGCTAAACCACTGCTTGGCAACACCGCTGCTCTGACGCTGAGGCAGTCATCTTTCAGTGATCTAGTGAAAACGTTATACGATAAATTTCCCGGAGTGCTCGTCCATAGTCGAAG GGTGTTTGGTATATTCGACACTCTGACACGCACATTTGTGATTCGAGACCCTTACCTGATCAAAAAGATAGCGGTGAAGGATTTCGAGTACTTCATCGACCGGCGAGCGTTCTTTGGCGAAGGCGACGATGACAACGAAGATTTGCTCTTCAGCAAAACCCTTGTGGGCTTGCGTGGTCAGAAGTGGCGCGATATGCGAGCCACGCTTAGTCCCGCGTTTACCGGAAGCAAGATGCGGGCGATGTTTGAGCTGATGGTGAAATACATCCACGGGATGATTGATATTTTGAGGAAAGAAGCGGCCGCAGTGGGATTCATCGAGCACGAAGTAAAGGATCTGTACTCACGAGTAGCAAACGATATTATTGCGACTTGTGCCTTTGGACTGCAGGTAGAATCGTTACAAAGTCGTGAAAACGAGTTCTACCTAAAGGCCAAAGAGATGATGGGCTTCAACAGCATAATTGTGTTTTTGCGAATGATGGCCATTAGGATTTTCCCGAAAATTACGACTAAGCTGGGAATCGATGTTATCGGCAGGGAACATATCCGGTACTTTTGCAAGATTATCAGGGATGCGGTGCGAACGCGGGAGGCCCACGGAATCGTTCGACCGGATATGATTCATCTGTTAACACAAGCAAGAAAGGGTCTCTTGGAGCATCCGCAGGAGGAAACGGAAATCACCGAGGGTTTCGCAACGGTCAATGAGTCGGATGCTACAAAGGTTGCCTCGAACAAAAAGATGACCGAAATCGAGCTCATCGCGCAGTGTATGATTTTCTTCTTCGCTGGATTCGACACCGTGTCCACGGAAATGTTGTTCATGTCATATGAACTGGGCCTCAATCCGGATGTTCAGCAGAAACTATACGAAGAAATTCTGGAAACGAACAGTCAGCTGCAGGGCGAACCCCTAACGTATGATGTTCTGCAGAAAATGAAGTACATGGATATGGTCGTATCGGAAACCTTGAGGATGTGGCCTGCACCGGCCGTTGATCGACAATGCCTTTGCGATTACACCTTAGATGATGGCGAGGGACTCAAGTTCACCATCGACGAAGGTGCGTGCGTGTGGATTCCGGTACACGGCATCCATCGGGACCCCATGTGCTACCCAAATCCGACCAAATTCGATCCGGAACGATTCAGCGACACCAACCGGGTCAACATCAACATGGACGCATATATGCCATTCGGTATTGGACCAAGAAACTGCATCGGATCGAGGTTCGCACTGATGGAAATGAAAGTGATTATGTATCAGCTGTTGCTGCATTTCAGCCTCGAGAGAACCGAGCAGACCCAGGTACCGCTCCAGCTACTCAAGGGTTTGCTGGGATTGGGTACTGAGAAAGGGGCGCATCTACGGTTGAGGTTGAGACAGTGA